A genomic segment from Marmota flaviventris isolate mMarFla1 chromosome 7, mMarFla1.hap1, whole genome shotgun sequence encodes:
- the LOC114079698 gene encoding E3 ubiquitin-protein ligase RNF115 produces the protein MAEASAAGADAGAAVAAHRFFCHFCKGEVSPKLPEYICPRCESGFIEEVTDDSSFLGGGSSRIDSSTSTRFAELWDHLDHTMFFQDFRPFLSSNPLDQDTRANERSHQTPTDFWGPSRPPRLPVTRRYRSRGSARPGRSPAIEGIMQQIFAGFLANSAIPGSPHPFSWSGMLHSNPGDYAWGQTGLDAIVTQLLGQLENTGPPPADKEKITSLPTVSVTPEQVDMGLECPVCKEDYTVEEEVRQLPCNHFFHSSCIVPWLELHDTCPVCRKSLNGEDSTRQTQSSEASASNRFSNDSQLHDRWTF, from the coding sequence ATGGCGGAGGCCTCGGCGGCCGGGGCGGACGCGGGCGCCGCTGTGGCCGCGCACCGGTTTTTCTGCCACTTTTGCAAAGGCGAGGTCAGCCCCAAACTGCCGGAATATATATGTCCCAGATGTGAATCAGGCTTTATTGAAGAAGTGACAGATGATTCCAGTTTTTTAGGTGGTGGCAGCAGCCGGATAGACAGTAGCACATCAACTCGTTTTGCAGAGCTCTGGGACCATTTGGATCACACGATGTTTTTCCAAGATTTTAGACCATTTCTAAGTAGCAATCCACTGGACCAAGATACTAGAGCCAATGAAAGGAGTCACCAGACTCCCACTGACTTCTGGGGACCAAGTAGGCCTCCAAGGCTGCCCGTTACCCGGAGATACAGGTCTCGAGGAAGTGCTCGTCCTGGCAGGTCTCCAGCTATTGAGGGAATAATGCAACAGATCTTTGCAGGATTCCTTGCAAATTCTGCAATTCCAGGATCCCCACACCCTTTTTCTTGGAGCGGGATGCTGCACTCCAACCCTGGGGACTATGCCTGGGGTCAGACAGGGCTTGATGCCATTGTAACCCAGCTTTTAGGACAGCTGGAAAACACAGGGCCTCCCCCAGCTGACAAGGAAAAAATCACCTCTCTTCCAACAGTGAGCGTAACTCCGGAACAAGTTGATATGGGTTTAGAATGTCCAGTTTGCAAAGAAGATTACACAGTTGAAGAGGAAGTCCGGCAGCTACCCTGCAATCACTTCTTTCACAGCAGCTGTATTGTGCCATGGTTAGAACTGCATGACACATGTCCTGTATGTAGGAAGAGTTTAAATGGTGAGGATTCTACGCGGCAAACCCAGAGCTCTGAGGCCTCTGCAAGCAACAGATTTAGCAATGACAGCCAGCTACATGATCGATGGACTTTCTGA